Proteins encoded in a region of the Globicephala melas chromosome 1, mGloMel1.2, whole genome shotgun sequence genome:
- the DCLRE1B gene encoding 5' exonuclease Apollo, which yields MNGVLIPQTPIAVDFWSLRRAASARLFFLSHMHSDHTVGLSSTWTRPLYCSPITAYLLHRHRQVSKQWIRALEVGESHVLPLDEVGRETMTVTLIDANHCPGSVMFLFEGYFGTILYTGDFRYTPSMLKEPALRLGKQIHTLYLDNTNCNPALVLPSQEEAARQIVELIRKHPQHNIKIGLYSLGKESLLEQLALEFRTWVVLSPRRLELVQLLGLADVFTVEEKAGRIHAVDHMEICHSAMLRWNQTHPTIAILPTSRKIYRSHPDIHIIPYSDHSSYPELRAFVEALRPCQVVPIVRRQPCRDYFQDSLSPRLSVPLIPDSVQQYMSSSSRNPSFLWLLLERKLKRLRTQGVVFESLEENADHSQADRDLKKTKNENLSGELEKRPSHHPLKIKKQPFPDIRNKEWEGAVPSSESQNMVTVLTAPSGFSVHLGSTDKEFSSPETGEEISVGPYLVPRGDNAGSAATGNQRAWMGQDSPQSHSSKAAPLLAPEYRGLALKYLLTPVNFLQVGFSSRGFDQQAEKYHQLLLKYRQESTE from the exons TTTGGAGCCTGCGCCGGGCTGCCTCCGCCCGGCTCTTCTTCTTGTCCCACATGCACTCGGACCACACCGTGGGTCTCTCTAGCACCTGGACCCGGCCCCTCTACTGCTCCCCAATCACCGCTTACCTCTTGCACCGTCACCGACAG GTATCTAAGCAGTGGATCCGAGCCCTGGAGGTTGGTGAGAGCCATGTCCTGCCTCTAGATGAAGTTGGGCGAGAGACCATGACTGTAACCCTCATCGATGCCAATCACTGCCCTGGCTCTGTCATGTTTCTGTTTGAAGGATACTTTGGAACCATTCTCTACACAG GGGATTTTCGGTATACACCGTCCATGCTGAAGGAGCCAGCCCTGAGACTGGGGAAACAGATCCATACCTTATACCTAGACAACACCAATTGCAACCCAGCTCTGGTTCTTCCTTCCCAAGAAGAAGCTGCCCGCCAGATTGTTGAGCTCATTCGAAAGCACCCACAACATAACATAAAGATTG GACTCTATAGCCTGGGAAAAGAGTCACTGCTGGAGCAGCTGGCCCTGGAGTTTCGGACCTGGGTGGTATTGAGTCCTCGGCGCCTGGAGTTAGTGCAGCTGCTGGGCCTGGCAGATGTGTTCACAGTGGAGGAGAAGGCTGGCCGCATCCATGCCGTGGACCACATGGAGATCTGCCATTCGGCTATGCTGCGTTGGAACCAGACCCACCCTACCATTGCTATCCTCCCCACCAGCCGGAAAATCTACCGTTCCCACCCCGATATCCACATCATCCCTTACTCTGACCATTCCTCCTACCCTGAGCTCCGTGCCTTTGTCGAAGCACTGAGGCCTTGCCAGGTGGTGCCCATTGTCAGGCGACAACCCTGTAGGGACTACTTTCAGGACAGCCTGAGCCCCAGGCTCTCTGTGCCTCTGATTCCAGACTCTGTACAGCAATACATGAGTTCCTCCTCTAGAAATCCAAGTTTTCTCTGGCTATTGTTAGAAAGGAAGCTAAAGAGACTGAGAACCCAGGGTGTCGTGTTTGAATCCCTTGAGGAAAATGCTGATCACTCTCAAGCTGACAGGGACTTGAAGAAGACCAAGAATGAGAACCTTTCTGGGGAGCTTGAGAAGCGGCCCTCCCACCATCCTTTGAAGATCAAGAAGCAGCCGTTCCCGGACATCCGCAACAAAGAATGGGAGGGTGCAGTCCCTTCCTCCGAGTCCCAGAATATGGTGACTGTATTGACTGCCCCCTCGGGTTTTTCAGTGCACTTAGGGTCTACAGATAAAGAATTTTCCTCTCCGGAAACTGGGGAGGAAATCAGTGTAGGGCCCTACTTGGTACCCAGGGGAGACAatgcgggctcagcagccacCGGGAACCAGAGAGCCTGGATGGGCCAGGATTCTCCCCAGTCTCACAGCAGCAAGGCTGCCCCTCTTCTGGCTCCTGAGTACAGGGGCCTGGCACTCAAATACCTTCTGACTCCAGTGAACTTTCTCCAGGTAGGGTTCTCTTCCAGGGGCTTTGACCAGCAAGCGGAAAAATACCATCAACTCTTGCTCAAGTACAGACAGGAGAGTACAGAATGA